AAACCGGAAAAGGAATTAAGATCTAGGTATATAATCATCTTATCAATATCAGCCATGGCAGAAGCCGAATATCCTGACAGGTCTCTTTCCACTATCCTGGACACCAAAGCCAGCTGGCTGTAGGCAGGGGGATAACCGGTTTTAAGAATCCCTGTTACCTGCCCTATAGTGGCCTTAAAGCTGTCAGAACCGGAGATGCTTACAGCAATACGTCCTGCATCTGTTTGGCTAATAGAGCCTGCTGAGCCGGCTTCAATCCCGTATTGCTGGCACAGCCGGGCAAATTCTACTGAATTTATAAAGCCAGTCAGTACAAACTGCCTGCCTCTTCCTGATTGCAGCTGTCCCAGCCATCCGGCATAACCTTCCATATCAGGGGGGCGGTTAAAAAAAGCAGCATAGAGTATTTCCAGGTATTGGGCATCAGTAGTATTCTTGGCTAAAAATTCATCTGAGAATATAAAGCGCTGGGCAACATCTGCCCCGGTTAAGGTACCCTGCTGAAGGTGGCTGACCCAGTTATCCAAGCCGGCACTATCCGGCTGCCGGTCCAGGCATAGGTTATAGAACCTGGTAACAAAAGCTTCTATCCCGCTGTCCTGTGCGGCCAGCGGCAAGGGAGCGGAAAAAAGAACCAGCACTGCTGCAACTACTACTGCAACGGCTTTAATATTTAATCTATTCATATAATTCTTAGCCTAACTTTTTTACTGAATTATAGCAGTACCAGCCAGCCTTGGCTAAACATTATTTTTTATGGGCTAAAAGTATCAGTCCTTGCCTAAAAAGTTACCGGTATAAATGGTTTAGCCCTTTTGCTTACCTTACCAGTACCGAA
This genomic stretch from Actinomycetota bacterium harbors:
- a CDS encoding DUF4214 domain-containing protein; protein product: MNRLNIKAVAVVVAAVLVLFSAPLPLAAQDSGIEAFVTRFYNLCLDRQPDSAGLDNWVSHLQQGTLTGADVAQRFIFSDEFLAKNTTDAQYLEILYAAFFNRPPDMEGYAGWLGQLQSGRGRQFVLTGFINSVEFARLCQQYGIEAGSAGSISQTDAGRIAVSISGSDSFKATIGQVTGILKTGYPPAYSQLALVSRIVERDLSGYSASAMADIDKMIIYLDLNSFSGFGDDKNLIIAATLSHELNHLANRDLADSMGIADYERLALQQELETCYGIGAPAWYISYLKNALEHIYDSSTWWWNRNDIAA